The genomic window GAACCTGCAGAAAAACCCAAATCTGCCCGATTGATCCGTAAAAACATGGATGGGGAAAAACTCGTTCAGGAAGAGATCTATGGCCTTGTAAAGGATATTGTGGAAGAGAACTTGAGTGAAATAGAACTAGCTGCTTTTCTCACTTCATCATACATCAATGACATGACAGATGATGAGACCGAATGGTTGACCAGGGCGATGATAGATACAGGAGAAAGACTTGAGTTCGCAAAGGGTCCTGTTATGGACAAACATTCAATAGGTGGAGTGCCGGGTAATAAGATATCTCTTCTGGTAGTGCCAATTGTCGCAGCTAACGGGCTACTGATCCCTAAAACAAGTTCCCGGGCAATTACAGGTGCAGGGGGGACATCCGATCTTATGGAGATTCTGGCACCGGTTGAATTTTCCGCTTCCCAGGTAAAGGAAATGACAGAAAAAGTTGGAGGTGTTCTGGTATGGGGTGGCGCCACCAATATTGCCCCTGCAGATGACAAACTTATCAAAGTAGAGTATCCCCTCTCTATTGATCCACACTGTCAGCTATTGGCATCAATAATGGCTAAAAAAGGAGCCGTTGGTGCTGATAATGTGGTTATTGACATACCCACCGGCCCCGGCACCAAGATTGCAAACGTGCAGGAAGGTAGAAAACTTGCTCGTGATCTTATCAATCTGGGTGAGCGACTCGGCATGAATGTGGACTGTGCCCTAACCTACGGTGCCTCACCGGTTGGTCGAACTGTGGGACCAGCACTTGAAGTCCGTGAGGCCCTTAAGGTACTTGAAACCGGAGAAGGACCCAACAGTCTTATCGAAAAAAGTATGGTTCTTGCAGGAATGCTGCTTGAGATGGGTGGAGTGGCTGCCCGTGGCCAGGG from Methanohalophilus halophilus includes these protein-coding regions:
- a CDS encoding AMP phosphorylase, translated to MELKVQPIDIKVGKYKIILNSIDAKELGVYEGDRVRVTGHVTVTAIVDFTEDMISPGMIGLYHEVKEQLQREWTEIVEIEPAEKPKSARLIRKNMDGEKLVQEEIYGLVKDIVEENLSEIELAAFLTSSYINDMTDDETEWLTRAMIDTGERLEFAKGPVMDKHSIGGVPGNKISLLVVPIVAANGLLIPKTSSRAITGAGGTSDLMEILAPVEFSASQVKEMTEKVGGVLVWGGATNIAPADDKLIKVEYPLSIDPHCQLLASIMAKKGAVGADNVVIDIPTGPGTKIANVQEGRKLARDLINLGERLGMNVDCALTYGASPVGRTVGPALEVREALKVLETGEGPNSLIEKSMVLAGMLLEMGGVAARGQGNELAMETLKNGKALAKFRQIIEVQGGNPDVTYKDITAGEHTAEITAPANGYVLEFKNKRVVQIARLAGAPNDKGAGVLIHKKQGEPVKKGEPVLTIHAEKKNKLETALHNAQRDSPIVVEGMLLERVQSFKEV